CGGCGCGCCGATGCTCAGGTGGCCCTGCTCGGCCAACTGGCCCAGGTAGCACTCCACGGCCGAGGTCGAGGTCACGAAGGTGTCGGCCAGGGTGCGCACGGCGGCGTCATAGCCGATCTCGGTCTGGCCGTTGAGCACGAAGAGGTTCAGCACCCGGCAGATGCCCAGGGGCACGTTGGGCACCTTGAGGGCCTTCTTGGTGGTGGCCTTGAGACGGCTGACCAGCACCTGGAGGATGGAGGAGATGACCTGGGGGGCCTTGGCGAAATAGTCGTCCAGGTCGTCGCGGGTGATGATGACGAGCTTGGTGTCCTCCAGGGTCATGGCCGTGGCGGTGCGCGTCTGGTCGTCCAGGAAGAGGGCCATCTCGCCGAAGATGGACGGGGGCTTGAGCACGGCGAAAACCTTCTTGCGGCCGTCCACCGAGCCCGAGATCTCCACGGCTCCTTCCATGAGGATATAGGCCTGGTCGCCCCGGCTGCCTTCGATGAAGATGATGTTGTGCTTGAGGAACGTCTTGACCAGAAAGCCCTTGGAGACCCGTCGCATGAGCGGCGCGCCGGCCATGACCTACCTCGTCACCGCGCCTTCACTGGCGAAGAAGGGGTGCTTGGCGTTCTTGGGCTTGTCCCGGGACTCGGACAGAAGCACCCGATAGCCGAAGGAGACGAAGACCGGGCCCTTCTTGACGGCGCTCTCGTCCATCAGGAAGTCGAAATGGAACACGGCGTTGGGCTGGAAGGGGCCGGGCAGGAAGGGCTGCTCGCTTTCCATGAGCACCTCCCCGTATTCGTCGGAAAGATAGGCCGTGAGCCGCATCTCGTCGATCCAGCGGGCCCACTCGGGAACCCGGTCCATGACCGGGACCGCCTTGCCCTTGATCCCGTACTTCCCGTCGATTTCCACGGTCTGGTAGTCGAATCGCAGGAAGGCCATCTTGAGGGTCTGCCGGGAGTTCATCTGCCAGGGCTGGCGGTCGAGATGGACCACGCTGCGGTGGGCGCAGGCCGAAAGCGCGGTGAGCGCGAGCAGGAGGAGCAACGGGAGGAGTCTGGTCCTGTTCATGATCGATGGAACCATCCGTTTCCATTCGATTAGCACAAGATCTCGGTGATGCAAAGCTTCATGAGGGGTCGCGTCCGCAGCCCGCCATTTCGTCCGCCCGCTTCGCTCCGGGGCGCGGCCCGCTTCGAGACCGGGCTATGCCCCGGCCTTCCGGGTCCAGCCCGTTCGGTCGTCCCAGCCCTTGAGGCAGGCCGCGTAGTTGATCTGCCGACAGGCTGGTCCCTCCTCCAGGTATCCCGCACGGCGTTGTTTCAGGCCTCCCAGGAAGCAATGGGTGCGGGACCATATTTCGGTGCAGGGGAGGATGCGGCCCAGGCAGTCCACCTTGAAGTAGCGTTGTCCCGCCAGACAGGCGGAGGCCTCTTCGCCCCGGTAGTAGTCGTTCGTCTGGATGCGGAAGTTGTTCTCCATTCCGGCGGGGAGCAGGAATGGTCCGGGAACGGCGGCCAGAACGCGGGTGACCTCGGCCCGGACCTGCTCGTCGCGCAACAGGGGGTCGTACTGGTCCAGGACCAGACGGAGCGGTGCGCGCGTGAAGGGGTGGGCGAACTTCTTGTAGAAGAGGAGCATCTCGCTCCAGAGGTCCATTTCGGCAAGGGCGACGATGGCCTTGATGTCGTACTTCTCAGGCTGGAACCGCTTGGATATCCTGACGATGTTTTCCAGCCAGCGGTCCAGCGTGCCGCGTTTTTTCATCGCCGCGTAATGGTAGGAGATGTCCAGCCTGCCCAGCCGATCCCGTTGCGTCGCGTCCAGGTCCGGCAGTTCGTGGATCAGGACGCCGTTGAAGTCGAGGTACACCTGGACGTCGTGGGACAGGACGTGCCGCAACAGCTCGTCGGACTTTTTGTAGCCGGCGAAGAAGTCGCCGACCCCGGTGAACACGAAATAAATGTTTTCCCCGTAATACGAAAAAAGGAAGTCGAAATCCGAGCGGTCCAGGCTGGAACGTTGCTTGGCCTCATTGGTGAAACAGTAGGAGCAGGTCAGGCTGCACACGCCCGTGGTGTTCACATAGAACACCTTGGCGGCGTTCCTGAACGGGTAGGCGCCTCCACTGGGCGCCGGAGGACGATGTCCCTGAACACTGTGACGATCCCTGACCGCTGCTTCGCTCATGTCCATATCCTTAAGTCATTCGTCCCCGGGGCTCCCCGGGGGACACGTGGTGGTCGTTCCAATCAGGCCGTCAACGCCTGGGATTCCGGTCGAGCCAGCCCCAACTCCTCAAGCCGGGCCTGCACCTGTTCTTCGCTCAGGCCGCGCAGGTAGGTCAGGTGGCTGCGCACGTCGAGGGGGTTTTCCCGGCCCCGAGTGCATGTGCGGCAGGCGGCCGGAGGATTGTCGGAATTCACGCGGCGGCGGAAGGCCTGCATGACCTTGCCGTTCCAGACCTTGTGGAAGCCGTCGGTGAAGAGGTTGCCGATGCCCGAGGCCCCGCCGCAGCAGACCGTGACCACGCCGTCCTTGGAGACGTTCATGTGCTGCCAGGGGCGGGCGCAGGGCCCGCCGGTCTGGGTCGGCTTCCAGTCGAAGAAGGTGGGCTGGTGGTTGAGCTGGATGCCCAGCTTGGCGGCCTTGAGTTTGGCGTGCAGCACGAAATGGTCGTAGCGGTCGCGATGGAAGATCACGGCCTCGTCGTCCAGTTGGTGCGCGGGAGTGGTCACCAGCAGGTAGTTCACCTGAATTTCCTTGGCGTCCACGCGATGGGCCAAGTCCACATAGCGCGGCAGCTCCTGGATGGTGCGGCCCATGGCGCAGAAGACCAGGGTGAGCCGGAAGGCCGGATTGATGCGCCGCGCCTGGAGCTTGAGATGCACCAGGTTGCGGAGCACCCCCTCGTAGTCCGAGCCGCGCATGATGCCCTCGTAGGTCGCGCGTTCGGCTCCGTGGAAGGAGCACCAGACCGAACTCAGGCCGTGGCTCAGGAGGAATTCGGACATTTCCGGGGTCAGGGCGTTGCCGTTGGTGAAGATCTCGAAGGGGGCGCAATGGGCGCGCATCTTGCGGATGAACTGGTCGATCTTCGGATTGAGCAAGGCCTCGTAGGAGGAAAAAATGCCCTTGTTGATGTAGGGCAGCAGTTCGTCGAAGTGGTCCAGCCATTCCGGTTCCCGGAAGGCGTCGGGATCGGATCGGAGCTTGCGGCCGTTTTCGGCCAGGCAGAAGATGCACTTGATGTTGCAGGCGCCGGAGATGTCCAGACCGAGATTGAGCGGCCGGGACAGGCAGATCGGCAGATTATTGGCGCACTCGATGGCGTTGACCTGTTGGTTGAGGCTCCGCAGCGTCTGGCTCTTTTCCAGTTCGTTCGACGAATTGCGCGACTTCTCGGGCATGAGGACTCCCCCATTGGTCTCCGCCGCGCGGCTTTGGACGTGGAAAAAACGTCCGGCGACGGAACTGCCCGGACGCAATGCAAGTGTGGTGCCGGGGGAAGACGCTACGTCCCGGACACGATCCGCCGCCCCAGGGCGGCGAGTTCCTTCACGAGGTCCGGCCGTGCCGGGACGTCGCCGGGATGGTAGACGCCGCAGGCCCGAACGACGTGGCTTTTGGTGAAGCCGAGCCAGTTGAAGAAGTACTGGTAACGGGGGAAGATGTCCGCGAAGAGGTCTTCCCTGGGATGCCCCTGGGCGATGAGGAAGATCAGGGTCTTGCCTGGAGCCAGGCGGGAGCGGTGTTCCTTGTCCCGGGCGTACTCCGGGGTGAGGAAGGAGAAGGTCCGGTCGATGAAGGTCTTGAGTTGGGCCGAAACCTCGCCGAAATAGACCGGCGTGGCCAGGACGAGGACGTCGCAGGCTCGGGCCGATGCCAGCACCGGGGTCAGCCCGTCCTCCAGCACGCAGACCTCGGACGCGCCCTTGCAGGCGAAGCAGGCTTGGCAGCCCTTGGCCTCCAGGCCGTTGAGATGCACGCTTTCCACCTCGGCCCCGGCCTCCCGGGCCGCGTCGAGGAAGATCCGGGCCATGTCCGCGCTGTTGCCCTTCTTGCGGGGGCTGCCGAGCAGGCAGAGAATGTTCACCGTCCGCCTCCGAGTTTTTCCTCCACCGAGGCCACCTTGGACCCCATGCGCGGGGCGTCGCCGCGTTTCCAGTCGGCCTTGAAGGTCAGGTAGACCCGCTCCGAGTCCTTCTGCAATTCCTTCATGCAGTCCGAGACCACGGCCAGAACCTGGTCCCAGTGGCCTTCGACGCAGGTGCCCATGGGATTGAGCCGGTAGGGCAGGCCGGAGGCCTCGATGACGGCCAGAACCCTGGCCACGTAGGGCGAAAGGCTTTCGCCTGTCTTGTTCAGGGGGAAGATGGAAAGTTCGACGATGGCGCTCATGTCCGACCTCGCTGGGCGGGATTTCCCGCCGGTTGACACGCCCGGGGGCGGGTTTTACAACGTGCGCGGCCCGTTTCGGCGGGTCGCGGAGGATACATGGAATACTACATGCCCGGCCCCGAGGATACGCTCTGGCGCAAGTTCGTGCGCTGGCGCAAGCACCGGCAACTGCCCCGGCCGCGCTTTCCCCGGGCCATCCAGATTCAGACCGACAGCCGCTGCAACGCCGATTGCGTGTTTTGCGGCTGGCACCACACCAAGGGCAGCCAGCCCCAGGGCCGCATGGACGACGCCCTGTTCCGCAAGCTCGTGGACGAGTGCGGGGGCCACTGGATCGGCCGCATCAGCCCGTACCTGATGAACGAGCCGCTGCTGGACTCGAATATGCCCGACAAGATCGCCTACATCAACAAGCGCCGGAAGTTCGTCACCAAGACGAAGATCAACAGCAACGGCGCACTCCTCAGCGAGGGCATGAGCGAGGGGCTCATCGACGCGGGCTTGCGGCATCTCTGGATCAGCGTGCAGGGCTATTCCGAGGAGACCTATCGCCAGAGCATGGGCCTGTCGCTCTCCAAGGTTCTCGGAAACATCGACAAGTTCCTGGAGATTCGGGCGCGCAAGAAGAAGGATCTGCCCAAGCTGACCATCACCACGCTCAAGACCACCATCGTGGAGAACGAGCTGGAGTACGCCAAGAAATATTGGGCCGATCGGAACGTGCGCTTCAAGATCCATCACGTGGACAACCGCTCGGGCAAGGACATCTCGCATCTCGGCACGGCCGCGCCCCAACTGCGGCGCAACTGCGACCTGTTCCTTAAACAGGCGTACGTGCTCTACAACGGCGACGTGATCATCTGCTGCCACGACTGGAAGCGCACCGTGGTTCTCGGCAATGTGGGCGAACAGTCCCTCTACGACATCTGGAACTCGCCGCGCTTCCTGGAGCTCATCCGGCAATACCAGGCCGGGGACTTCCGCAACCTGAAGCTCTGCGCCTCCTGCACCGTGACCTGATTCAACGGTCGGAAAAACGCGAGGCCAGCTCCAGGAATCTGGAGAGCATCTCGGGGCCGGGCACCTTTGGAAGGGGTCCGGCCCCGTTCGTTTTTTCCAGGAGCAGGCAGAGGGCCAGGGGCAGGGCGCGGGTGGCTCGGGCGCGGGCCCCGTCGAAGGCGGCCAGGGCCCCGGCCATGTCCATGGGCTGGCGCACCTCGCCCAGGCGCACCCCGGGCT
This is a stretch of genomic DNA from Desulfovibrio aminophilus DSM 12254. It encodes these proteins:
- a CDS encoding Crp/Fnr family transcriptional regulator, which codes for MAGAPLMRRVSKGFLVKTFLKHNIIFIEGSRGDQAYILMEGAVEISGSVDGRKKVFAVLKPPSIFGEMALFLDDQTRTATAMTLEDTKLVIITRDDLDDYFAKAPQVISSILQVLVSRLKATTKKALKVPNVPLGICRVLNLFVLNGQTEIGYDAAVRTLADTFVTSTSAVECYLGQLAEQGHLSIGAPDHDVAKRVIRILDPDFLEKIMTKKD
- a CDS encoding radical SAM/SPASM domain-containing protein encodes the protein MPEKSRNSSNELEKSQTLRSLNQQVNAIECANNLPICLSRPLNLGLDISGACNIKCIFCLAENGRKLRSDPDAFREPEWLDHFDELLPYINKGIFSSYEALLNPKIDQFIRKMRAHCAPFEIFTNGNALTPEMSEFLLSHGLSSVWCSFHGAERATYEGIMRGSDYEGVLRNLVHLKLQARRINPAFRLTLVFCAMGRTIQELPRYVDLAHRVDAKEIQVNYLLVTTPAHQLDDEAVIFHRDRYDHFVLHAKLKAAKLGIQLNHQPTFFDWKPTQTGGPCARPWQHMNVSKDGVVTVCCGGASGIGNLFTDGFHKVWNGKVMQAFRRRVNSDNPPAACRTCTRGRENPLDVRSHLTYLRGLSEEQVQARLEELGLARPESQALTA
- a CDS encoding flavodoxin family protein, whose translation is MNILCLLGSPRKKGNSADMARIFLDAAREAGAEVESVHLNGLEAKGCQACFACKGASEVCVLEDGLTPVLASARACDVLVLATPVYFGEVSAQLKTFIDRTFSFLTPEYARDKEHRSRLAPGKTLIFLIAQGHPREDLFADIFPRYQYFFNWLGFTKSHVVRACGVYHPGDVPARPDLVKELAALGRRIVSGT
- a CDS encoding MTH1187 family thiamine-binding protein encodes the protein MSAIVELSIFPLNKTGESLSPYVARVLAVIEASGLPYRLNPMGTCVEGHWDQVLAVVSDCMKELQKDSERVYLTFKADWKRGDAPRMGSKVASVEEKLGGGR
- a CDS encoding radical SAM/SPASM domain-containing protein, with translation MEYYMPGPEDTLWRKFVRWRKHRQLPRPRFPRAIQIQTDSRCNADCVFCGWHHTKGSQPQGRMDDALFRKLVDECGGHWIGRISPYLMNEPLLDSNMPDKIAYINKRRKFVTKTKINSNGALLSEGMSEGLIDAGLRHLWISVQGYSEETYRQSMGLSLSKVLGNIDKFLEIRARKKKDLPKLTITTLKTTIVENELEYAKKYWADRNVRFKIHHVDNRSGKDISHLGTAAPQLRRNCDLFLKQAYVLYNGDVIICCHDWKRTVVLGNVGEQSLYDIWNSPRFLELIRQYQAGDFRNLKLCASCTVT